One region of Candidatus Riesia pediculischaeffi genomic DNA includes:
- the potB gene encoding spermidine/putrescine ABC transporter permease PotB translates to MNRSYCNFQRVIITFVLFWLSTFILLPNVLIFIISFLTKDRENIIGTHLTVENYIKLFDPIFKKAFLQSLSISMTSTLFCLIISYPCAFFLSNISERFQKLMLFLIIVPFCTNSLIRIYGLKTFLSRNGYFNEFLIWSKVINKPIKILYTKTAVMIGLIYIFVPFMIIPIYLSFKKINYLLVEAAKDLGASKYQIFIKVIFPLTVPDIISSFLLVFLPSMSLFYVSDLMGGSKILLIGNIIKSQFLNLGDWPFGSATSIVLIIFTSLLLYFYYIILNLIKKR, encoded by the coding sequence ATGAATCGTAGCTATTGTAATTTTCAAAGAGTCATAATTACCTTTGTATTGTTTTGGTTGTCTACTTTTATACTTCTTCCAAACGTACTAATTTTTATAATCAGCTTTCTAACAAAAGATAGAGAAAATATTATTGGCACGCATTTGACAGTTGAAAATTATATTAAATTGTTTGATCCGATCTTCAAGAAAGCTTTTTTACAATCCCTCTCAATCTCTATGACTTCTACTTTATTTTGTTTGATCATAAGCTATCCTTGTGCATTTTTTTTATCTAATATTTCAGAAAGATTTCAAAAATTGATGTTGTTTCTGATTATCGTACCATTTTGCACAAATTCTCTTATTCGAATTTATGGTTTGAAAACTTTCCTAAGTAGAAACGGATATTTTAATGAGTTTTTAATTTGGTCGAAAGTAATTAATAAACCGATTAAAATTTTGTATACAAAGACGGCAGTGATGATCGGATTGATTTATATATTTGTTCCTTTTATGATCATACCCATATATCTGAGTTTTAAGAAGATCAACTATCTTTTGGTTGAAGCAGCAAAAGACTTAGGAGCTAGTAAATATCAAATTTTTATTAAAGTAATATTTCCATTAACTGTTCCGGATATTATATCTAGTTTTCTGCTAGTTTTTTTACCTTCAATGAGCTTATTCTATGTATCTGATCTTATGGGTGGATCAAAAATTCTGTTAATCGGAAATATTATTAAAAGTCAATTTCTAAATTTAGGAGACTGGCCATTTGGTTCAGCAACAAGCATAGTACTAATTATTTTTACTAGTCTATTACTTTATTTTTATTATATTATCTTAAATCTAATAAAAAAAAGGTAG
- the potA gene encoding spermidine/putrescine ABC transporter ATP-binding protein PotA has protein sequence MKEITTNTLLIELKSLTKYFNGKQIISKFSLKVKKGQFLAILGPSGCGKSTILRLIAGLETADQGYIFLDGHDITTAHPSERNVNIVFQNYALFPHMSVFENIAFGLKIKNHPSSRISEKVEKILEKMQLQKLKNIYPHRLSGGQQQRVAIARAMINEPKVLLLDESLSALDYSLKRKMQKELKELQRQSGIAFIYVTHDQTEAFSMSDRILIMKEGKVEQDGSPEEIYKNPKNLFVAQFVGEINVLDATVLCLNDRKRAKINCEGLYYDIFTELSVRKGQKLKILLRPEDLKIEDTEDEGFSDEKLIGFIREINYRGMIIDTEVEIKNGKRIQVREISGKSEKEKNNLLNQKIEIKWKKNSEIIFFDES, from the coding sequence ATGAAAGAGATAACAACTAATACATTGTTAATTGAACTAAAGTCTTTAACTAAATATTTTAATGGCAAACAAATTATTTCTAAATTTAGCTTAAAAGTAAAAAAAGGACAGTTTTTAGCTATATTAGGACCTTCAGGATGTGGAAAAAGCACTATATTACGATTGATTGCTGGGTTAGAGACTGCTGATCAAGGATATATTTTTTTAGATGGTCATGACATTACTACAGCACATCCTTCGGAAAGAAATGTAAATATAGTTTTTCAAAACTATGCTTTATTTCCACATATGTCTGTATTTGAAAACATCGCTTTTGGATTAAAAATAAAAAATCATCCTTCTTCAAGGATATCAGAAAAAGTAGAAAAAATTTTAGAAAAAATGCAACTACAGAAACTAAAAAATATCTATCCTCACCGACTTTCTGGAGGACAACAACAAAGAGTAGCTATTGCAAGAGCGATGATCAACGAACCTAAAGTACTTCTATTGGATGAATCGTTATCTGCTTTAGATTATAGTTTAAAGAGAAAAATGCAAAAAGAATTGAAAGAATTGCAACGTCAATCAGGAATTGCGTTTATTTATGTTACACACGATCAAACGGAAGCGTTTTCTATGTCAGACAGAATATTGATTATGAAAGAAGGTAAAGTAGAACAAGATGGATCTCCAGAAGAGATATATAAAAATCCTAAGAATTTATTTGTTGCACAATTTGTAGGAGAAATTAATGTATTAGATGCTACTGTATTATGTTTGAACGATAGAAAGAGAGCTAAAATAAACTGCGAAGGGTTATATTACGATATATTTACTGAACTTTCTGTTCGTAAAGGACAAAAACTTAAGATATTATTACGACCGGAAGATTTAAAAATTGAAGACACTGAGGATGAAGGGTTCAGCGACGAAAAATTGATTGGTTTTATCAGAGAAATAAATTATAGAGGAATGATCATCGATACAGAAGTTGAAATAAAAAATGGGAAGAGAATTCAAGTAAGAGAAATTTCTGGAAAATCAGAAAAAGAAAAAAATAATTTGTTGAATCAGAAAATTGAAATTAAGTGGAAAAAAAATTCGGAGATAATTTTTTTTGATGAATCGTAG
- the gltX gene encoding glutamate--tRNA ligase, producing MKNIKTRFAPSPTGNLHLGNVRTALYSWLFSRKFNGKFVLRIEDTDLSRSSEESKKDILDIMKWLKLNWDEGPYYQSQRIEYYNNVIEDMISKNLAYRCYCSRERLNALRKKQIGTGEKPKYDGNCRNVISYVLKNRPHVVRFRNPDLSVVVKDLIRGKIIFHNSELDDFIIRRENGIPTYNFCASIDDHEMGITHIIRGEEHISNTPKQINFLRSIGANIPDYIHISSILNHDGKKISKREDKIYGVKFYKKQGFLPEAILNYLLRLGWSYGDIEIFNIQDMKKYFSIESIGRSPSMLNYKKMLWINRCYIRSLSNSKIMRYLEDFYIAQEKLLHRKNILEKVVRLFKDRCNTLYEMIELSEFLFHKKIKFQKIEPIYFSKTFLNILDTFKKEISKISNWKISNIHSTILDLSKKFKIDIKKIYMLLRIVLTGKNQSPEISFVIHEIGKG from the coding sequence ATGAAAAATATCAAAACTCGTTTTGCACCAAGTCCAACTGGAAACTTACATTTAGGTAATGTTCGTACAGCTCTATATTCTTGGTTATTTAGCAGAAAATTTAACGGAAAATTTGTATTAAGAATAGAGGATACTGATTTAAGCCGTTCTTCGGAAGAATCTAAAAAAGATATTTTAGATATCATGAAGTGGCTAAAATTAAATTGGGATGAAGGACCATATTATCAAAGTCAAAGAATAGAATATTATAACAACGTGATCGAAGATATGATCTCTAAGAATCTCGCTTATCGATGTTACTGTTCCAGAGAAAGACTTAATGCTTTAAGAAAAAAACAAATTGGAACTGGTGAAAAACCAAAATACGATGGAAATTGTAGAAATGTTATATCGTATGTTCTTAAGAACCGACCTCATGTGGTTCGTTTTAGAAATCCAGACTTATCTGTTGTTGTAAAAGATTTAATTCGCGGAAAAATTATATTTCATAACTCTGAATTAGATGATTTCATAATTCGCCGAGAAAATGGTATTCCAACTTATAATTTTTGTGCATCGATCGATGATCACGAGATGGGTATTACTCATATAATAAGAGGAGAAGAACATATTAGTAATACTCCAAAACAAATTAATTTTTTACGCTCTATTGGAGCAAATATCCCTGATTATATCCATATATCATCTATTTTGAATCATGATGGGAAGAAAATATCTAAAAGAGAGGATAAAATATACGGAGTTAAATTTTATAAAAAACAAGGATTCTTACCTGAAGCCATTTTAAATTATCTTCTACGTTTGGGTTGGTCTTACGGAGATATTGAAATATTTAACATACAAGATATGAAAAAGTACTTTTCTATAGAATCCATCGGAAGATCTCCAAGCATGTTGAACTATAAAAAGATGTTGTGGATAAATAGATGTTATATAAGATCCTTATCAAACAGTAAAATTATGAGATATCTAGAAGATTTTTATATTGCTCAGGAAAAACTACTACATCGAAAAAATATCTTAGAGAAAGTTGTTAGGTTATTTAAAGACCGTTGTAACACTCTATATGAAATGATTGAACTTTCTGAATTTTTATTTCATAAAAAAATTAAATTTCAAAAAATTGAACCAATATACTTTAGCAAAACTTTTTTAAACATATTAGATACTTTTAAAAAAGAGATATCTAAAATATCAAACTGGAAAATTTCAAACATTCATTCTACAATTCTTGATTTATCAAAAAAATTTAAAATTGATATCAAAAAAATTTATATGTTACTAAGAATCGTTTTAACTGGAAAAAATCAATCTCCTGAAATTAGTTTCGTAATACATGAAATCGGAAAGGGATGA
- the metK gene encoding methionine adenosyltransferase, producing the protein MIKRIFTSESVSEGHPDKVADQISDAILDEALRQDKLSRVACETYLKTGMVIIGGEIQTQANIDIESTVRKILFDIGYTSSKVGFDSSSCAIINVISKQSPDILQGIDRENPIEQGAGDQGIVFGYASMETNEFMPAPITYAHRLMLRQSEVRKNGILPWIRPDAKSQVTLRYENNKITGVHSIVISTQHSEEIDRDSLIEGVMEEIIFPIIPKKWIKKDTKYFINPTGRFVIGGPMGDCGLTGRKIAVDTYGGMSRHGGGAFSGKDPSKVDRSAAYAARYIAKNIVAAGVAEKCEIQISYVIGIPEPNSVMVETFGTEKVSIDHINSVISEIFDLRPYGLVKMFNLLRPIYLKTASYGHFGRLIFPWEKTDKVEELKSAFKIN; encoded by the coding sequence ATGATCAAACGGATTTTTACATCTGAATCAGTATCAGAAGGTCATCCAGATAAAGTTGCTGATCAGATTTCTGACGCTATTCTTGATGAAGCTCTTAGACAAGATAAACTCTCTAGGGTAGCTTGCGAAACTTATCTTAAAACCGGCATGGTTATAATCGGTGGAGAGATCCAAACTCAAGCGAATATAGACATTGAAAGTACTGTAAGAAAAATTCTATTTGATATTGGTTATACAAGTTCGAAGGTTGGTTTTGATTCTAGTTCTTGCGCAATTATTAATGTAATCAGCAAACAATCTCCAGATATATTACAAGGAATTGATAGAGAAAATCCAATTGAACAAGGAGCAGGTGATCAAGGAATTGTTTTTGGATATGCTAGTATGGAAACAAATGAATTCATGCCAGCTCCTATCACTTATGCTCATAGGTTGATGTTACGTCAATCTGAAGTTAGGAAAAATGGTATTCTTCCATGGATCAGACCAGATGCAAAAAGTCAAGTTACTCTACGATATGAGAATAATAAAATTACTGGTGTTCATTCGATTGTTATATCTACTCAACATTCTGAAGAAATTGATAGAGATTCATTAATAGAGGGAGTAATGGAAGAAATCATATTTCCAATTATTCCCAAAAAATGGATAAAAAAAGATACAAAATATTTTATCAATCCTACGGGAAGATTTGTTATAGGAGGTCCTATGGGAGATTGCGGATTGACTGGAAGAAAAATAGCAGTAGATACTTATGGAGGAATGTCTCGACATGGAGGAGGAGCATTTTCAGGAAAAGATCCTTCTAAAGTTGATCGTTCGGCCGCTTATGCTGCAAGATATATAGCGAAAAATATTGTTGCCGCTGGAGTTGCAGAAAAGTGTGAAATACAGATATCTTATGTAATTGGAATACCTGAACCAAATTCCGTTATGGTTGAAACATTTGGAACCGAAAAGGTTAGTATCGACCATATAAATAGTGTAATTAGCGAAATATTTGATCTCAGACCGTATGGATTAGTTAAGATGTTTAATTTGCTTCGTCCAATTTATTTAAAAACAGCTTCTTATGGACATTTTGGTCGTTTAATTTTTCCTTGGGAAAAAACAGATAAAGTGGAAGAATTAAAATCAGCTTTTAAAATTAATTAG
- the rsmH gene encoding 16S rRNA (cytosine(1402)-N(4))-methyltransferase RsmH: MKNSFSHVAVLSEEVIKALNIKRDGTYIDCTFGQGRHSNLILSQLQEAGKLIAIDRDPQSVSIAKKINDKRFTIKHGLFSNIYKFSKEENIVRKVNGILLDLGISTVQINDAKRGFSFKKDGNLDMRMNPMTGISAKEWLEKAKREEIESVLKKYGEEKKAYKISKLIFRYNHSRNFKKITCTKELVNIISKVNSYHKKHPATRTFQAIRIYINNELEELKKILEEALRVLAPFGRIVAISFHSLESRLIKNFIKKYSSYVIIDQKIFKRNQENDLSQKIKLKLINKVKPKRKEILENPRSRSSLLRTIEFHVK, from the coding sequence ATGAAAAATAGTTTTAGTCATGTTGCAGTATTATCGGAAGAGGTAATAAAAGCATTAAACATAAAAAGAGACGGAACCTACATTGATTGCACTTTTGGACAAGGAAGACATAGTAATCTAATTCTTTCACAGCTACAAGAAGCAGGAAAATTAATAGCAATCGATCGTGATCCTCAATCAGTTTCAATAGCAAAAAAAATTAATGATAAAAGATTCACTATCAAACATGGTTTATTTTCAAATATATATAAATTTTCAAAAGAAGAGAATATCGTTAGAAAAGTGAATGGAATATTACTCGATTTAGGTATTTCCACAGTACAAATTAATGACGCGAAGAGGGGTTTTTCTTTCAAAAAAGATGGAAATTTAGATATGCGTATGAATCCGATGACAGGAATTTCTGCAAAAGAATGGTTAGAAAAGGCTAAGAGAGAAGAAATTGAATCGGTTTTAAAAAAATACGGAGAAGAAAAGAAAGCATACAAAATATCTAAGTTGATTTTCCGATACAATCATTCAAGAAATTTTAAAAAGATCACTTGTACAAAGGAATTAGTTAACATCATCTCAAAAGTAAATTCATATCACAAAAAGCATCCAGCTACAAGAACGTTTCAAGCGATTCGAATCTATATTAATAATGAATTAGAAGAACTAAAAAAAATTCTAGAAGAAGCTCTCAGAGTATTAGCTCCTTTCGGAAGAATAGTAGCGATCAGTTTCCACTCTTTGGAAAGTAGATTAATCAAAAATTTTATAAAAAAATACAGTAGTTATGTCATAATTGACCAAAAAATTTTTAAAAGAAACCAAGAGAACGATCTTTCTCAGAAAATTAAGTTGAAGTTAATCAACAAAGTTAAACCGAAAAGAAAAGAGATTCTTGAAAATCCTAGATCAAGAAGTTCATTGTTAAGAACAATTGAGTTTCATGTGAAATAA
- a CDS encoding penicillin-binding transpeptidase domain-containing protein, whose protein sequence is MYGEERKGPYHNLISKDSHSYKEQKKLESRFLIVLSIFLICIIVILLRAGYLQIFDSEKLVKFHNVFSLRTKKIQHDRGLIFDRNGKKLAVNLVSYSIAVDPKTILKFSDIREQKNWKKLSIELKIPIERIYHKIMSSKNLRFVYLVRRAVGLDISSIVKMKISGLYIFKELRRYYPYGKFSSSLLGLTNIDHIGIEGIEKSFDLTLNGIEGQKIVRVGRSRETIEEISVVKQNTLPQNLTLSIDSEIQSVIYKTLEYHISKNQAKLGISVLLDVNTGEILSMVSVPSTNPNGYFYGRPTKSTRNRAISDLFEPGSTVKPMIVIKALDKNTVSQNSIISTKPYKIGKHLIKDVKTYDCSSISEILQRSSNVGSSKIALMMSSKELLDTYLKFGFGKFSVGLFGEKKGRFPSIEKKLSPIEKATFSFGYGFMITPLQLAQSYASIGSYGIFRTLSILKKNSELSLEKRIFPTEIVQKVVNMMKHISLKEIKHLKKTIRYEAAIKTGTIKKVDHGSYVNKYISCTAGIAPTYRPKYSLVVIIDEPSSGKYYGNLVTTPAFTEIMNKILEISAS, encoded by the coding sequence ATGTATGGAGAAGAAAGGAAAGGACCATATCATAACTTAATATCCAAAGATTCTCATTCATATAAAGAACAAAAAAAATTAGAATCACGTTTTTTAATTGTACTATCAATTTTTTTGATCTGTATCATCGTCATTTTATTAAGAGCAGGATATTTACAAATTTTCGATTCTGAAAAATTAGTCAAATTTCATAATGTTTTTTCTTTAAGGACAAAAAAAATACAACATGATAGAGGGTTAATATTCGATAGAAACGGAAAAAAATTAGCAGTTAATTTAGTTTCTTATTCTATCGCGGTGGATCCAAAAACAATTTTAAAATTTAGTGATATTAGAGAACAAAAGAACTGGAAAAAATTATCTATCGAACTGAAAATTCCCATAGAACGAATTTATCATAAAATCATGTCCTCTAAAAATCTTAGATTTGTCTATCTAGTTAGAAGAGCGGTTGGATTAGACATCAGTTCGATAGTTAAAATGAAGATCAGTGGATTATACATTTTTAAAGAATTAAGAAGATATTATCCGTATGGAAAATTTTCTTCTAGCTTGCTAGGGTTGACGAATATAGATCACATTGGAATAGAAGGAATTGAAAAAAGTTTCGATCTTACATTAAATGGGATTGAAGGACAAAAAATTGTTCGTGTTGGAAGAAGTAGGGAGACGATAGAAGAGATTTCAGTTGTCAAACAGAACACATTACCTCAAAATCTAACTTTGAGCATCGATAGTGAGATACAATCTGTTATCTATAAAACACTAGAATATCATATTTCAAAAAATCAAGCTAAGTTAGGAATATCCGTGTTATTAGATGTAAATACTGGAGAGATTTTATCAATGGTCAGTGTACCATCTACAAATCCAAACGGATATTTTTACGGTCGTCCAACAAAATCTACCAGAAATCGAGCGATATCTGATTTATTTGAACCTGGATCAACTGTAAAACCGATGATCGTTATCAAAGCGTTAGATAAAAATACTGTTAGTCAAAACAGCATCATATCAACAAAACCATATAAAATAGGAAAACATTTGATCAAGGATGTAAAAACATATGATTGTTCATCCATTTCAGAAATACTTCAAAGATCCAGCAATGTAGGATCTTCCAAAATAGCATTGATGATGAGTTCTAAAGAACTATTAGATACATACCTGAAATTTGGATTTGGAAAATTTTCTGTAGGATTATTTGGCGAAAAAAAAGGCAGATTCCCATCTATTGAAAAAAAGTTAAGTCCTATAGAAAAAGCTACTTTTTCTTTCGGATATGGTTTTATGATCACACCATTGCAACTAGCCCAATCTTATGCGAGCATCGGAAGTTATGGAATTTTTCGAACTTTATCTATTTTAAAGAAAAATAGTGAACTGTCATTAGAAAAGAGAATATTTCCAACAGAAATTGTTCAAAAGGTAGTTAATATGATGAAACATATCTCCTTGAAAGAAATAAAACATCTTAAAAAAACAATAAGATATGAAGCAGCGATAAAAACAGGAACAATAAAGAAAGTCGATCATGGTTCATATGTTAATAAATATATTTCTTGTACTGCAGGTATTGCTCCAACATATCGTCCGAAGTATTCTTTAGTAGTTATTATTGATGAACCAAGTTCAGGGAAATATTATGGAAATTTGGTGACAACTCCAGCATTCACTGAGATTATGAATAAAATTCTTGAGATAAGTGCATCCTAG
- a CDS encoding UDP-N-acetylmuramoyl-L-alanyl-D-glutamate--2,6-diaminopimelate ligase yields the protein MKKYFKLSKLLSSLEISVPNIMFKEMKLDSRKIEKNDIFLAVPGSKKDGRDYIDHAIKKGASAVIAESYISNKKDGYIDFTRNIPVVLIKDLNKKMISLSENLYKIPKKAIKLIGVTGTNGKTTVAHIIAQLANLLGDKSAVMGTVGNGLIGENIISNGLTTASCIEIRSILQKFFKKNVKIVAMEVSSHGLAQGRTSNLSFSSAIFTNLTRDHLDFHKNIENYKLAKKKLFYEYSCKNRVFYVDDPVGYEWMRDFPDSCAVSTNCKNLPKIYGRSLYVKKITYLKDRTVIHFSSDWGDGEIKTSFLGDFNVSNFALAIASLLMMGYPIRSLIKNTEKVLPIVGRMQIISHRNPRIIIDYSHNPDSLRKCLVSLRKHFKSKIWCIFGCGGDRDKGKRSIMGEVAVRYSDFVIITNDNPRSXEEPKKIFEDILKGCVNLNFVRCIPDRTEAIRYAIFQSKPNDTVIISGKGHEVKQIMRDHQTFCSDHQIALNWLSRK from the coding sequence ATGAAGAAATATTTCAAATTATCGAAGTTATTATCTAGTTTGGAAATATCTGTCCCGAACATAATGTTCAAAGAAATGAAACTAGACAGTAGAAAAATCGAGAAAAATGACATATTTTTAGCTGTTCCTGGATCGAAAAAAGATGGAAGAGATTATATTGATCATGCTATAAAAAAAGGTGCTTCTGCAGTCATTGCTGAATCTTATATATCGAATAAAAAAGATGGATACATAGATTTTACACGGAACATACCAGTAGTACTCATTAAAGACTTAAATAAAAAGATGATCTCTCTATCAGAGAACTTATATAAGATTCCAAAGAAAGCGATCAAACTGATTGGTGTTACCGGTACTAACGGAAAAACAACTGTTGCACATATTATCGCGCAATTGGCAAATTTGTTAGGCGATAAAAGTGCAGTTATGGGAACTGTTGGAAATGGATTAATCGGAGAAAACATTATATCCAATGGTTTAACAACTGCATCTTGTATAGAAATTCGATCCATATTACAGAAATTTTTTAAAAAAAATGTTAAAATAGTTGCGATGGAAGTTTCTTCACATGGGTTAGCTCAAGGAAGAACTTCTAATCTATCATTTTCTTCTGCGATTTTTACTAACCTTACAAGAGATCATCTAGATTTTCATAAAAATATAGAAAATTATAAACTTGCTAAAAAAAAGTTGTTCTATGAATATAGTTGCAAAAACAGAGTATTTTATGTAGATGATCCGGTAGGATATGAATGGATGAGGGATTTTCCAGATTCCTGTGCCGTTTCTACAAATTGTAAAAATCTTCCAAAAATCTATGGTCGATCATTATATGTTAAAAAAATAACCTATTTGAAAGATCGAACGGTAATCCATTTTAGCTCTGATTGGGGTGACGGAGAAATAAAAACTTCATTTTTAGGAGATTTTAATGTATCCAACTTCGCATTAGCGATAGCATCGCTATTAATGATGGGATATCCTATTCGATCTTTAATAAAAAATACGGAAAAAGTACTCCCTATTGTTGGAAGAATGCAAATTATTTCACATCGCAATCCAAGAATCATCATAGATTATTCACATAATCCTGACTCCCTAAGAAAATGTCTAGTTTCACTTAGAAAACATTTTAAATCCAAGATTTGGTGCATATTTGGATGTGGAGGTGACCGAGATAAAGGAAAAAGATCGATTATGGGAGAAGTTGCAGTAAGATATTCTGATTTCGTAATCATTACGAATGATAATCCAAGATCGGNGGAAGAACCTAAAAAAATTTTTGAAGATATTCTAAAGGGGTGCGTCAACCTGAATTTTGTACGTTGCATTCCAGATCGAACAGAAGCTATTAGATATGCTATTTTTCAATCTAAACCGAATGACACAGTCATAATTTCTGGAAAAGGACACGAAGTAAAACAAATTATGAGAGATCATCAGACATTTTGTTCTGACCATCAAATTGCATTAAACTGGTTGTCTAGAAAGTGA
- the murF gene encoding UDP-N-acetylmuramoyl-tripeptide--D-alanyl-D-alanine ligase gives MFQTTLKKISSIVSGRLYKISDSHANTLMIQKVSTDSRDNKRDSIFIAIKGKIFDGHCFAEEAVKKGSLAILSESLLPINKPQIIVKSTIHAIERIAHWIRKKSRAKFIAITGSSGKTSVKEMTTCILAKLGLTISTKENYNNNLGVLLTLLRVSELHRYVVIEIGASKFKEIQYSSSISNPDVALINNLFAAHLEGFESFSKLSKEKSEILHGLSKFGTAIINLDNNDIKNWKNILKDLYRIRFFSLKKKGYSHFYATDIYHRKFFTQFNIHTPFGTAKISNFLMGLHSVSNALASAAISISVGASVKQVEQGLNNFKPIHGRIYPLHISPNKIILDDTYNSNFGSMIAAIDVLSEMTGYRVLVVGDMLELGGYSSFYHKKISRIVQHKKINRVISFGIESVFISRSHPNGTHFFSQEELMKELVSLIVTHDEISMLIKGSRRARMENIINDICRRESL, from the coding sequence ATGTTTCAAACAACATTAAAAAAGATATCATCTATTGTTTCTGGAAGATTATATAAAATTTCTGATTCTCATGCAAACACATTGATGATTCAAAAAGTTTCCACGGATAGCAGAGATAATAAACGTGATTCCATCTTTATCGCCATCAAAGGAAAAATCTTTGATGGACATTGCTTTGCCGAAGAGGCTGTTAAGAAAGGATCTTTAGCGATCTTATCGGAATCACTTTTACCGATCAATAAACCACAGATTATAGTTAAAAGTACGATCCATGCAATCGAGAGGATAGCTCATTGGATAAGGAAAAAAAGCCGAGCTAAATTTATTGCAATTACAGGTTCTTCCGGAAAAACTTCCGTTAAAGAAATGACAACTTGTATCCTTGCAAAATTAGGTTTAACGATTTCTACAAAAGAAAACTACAACAATAACCTTGGAGTTTTACTAACATTATTACGTGTAAGTGAACTACATCGATACGTAGTAATAGAAATAGGAGCTAGTAAATTTAAAGAAATTCAGTATTCCAGCTCGATCTCCAATCCGGATGTTGCGTTGATTAACAACCTATTCGCTGCTCATTTAGAAGGATTCGAATCTTTTTCAAAGTTATCCAAAGAGAAATCAGAAATACTTCATGGTCTATCGAAATTCGGTACGGCAATTATTAATTTAGATAACAATGATATTAAAAATTGGAAAAATATTCTGAAAGATCTTTACAGAATACGATTTTTTTCTTTAAAAAAGAAGGGATACTCTCATTTCTATGCTACAGATATTTATCATAGGAAATTTTTTACACAATTTAACATTCATACGCCGTTTGGAACTGCTAAAATTTCAAACTTTTTGATGGGTCTACATAGCGTTTCTAACGCATTAGCCTCCGCAGCAATTTCGATATCTGTCGGAGCTAGCGTTAAACAGGTGGAACAAGGACTAAACAACTTCAAGCCCATACACGGAAGGATATATCCACTACATATATCTCCTAATAAGATCATACTGGATGATACGTACAACTCAAATTTTGGATCAATGATCGCAGCTATCGATGTTCTTTCAGAAATGACAGGATACAGGGTTCTAGTCGTCGGTGATATGTTAGAACTCGGTGGGTATTCATCATTTTATCATAAAAAAATTTCTAGAATAGTCCAACATAAGAAAATAAATAGAGTGATTAGTTTTGGAATAGAAAGTGTATTCATTAGTCGATCACATCCGAATGGAACGCACTTCTTTTCACAGGAGGAATTAATGAAAGAACTCGTTTCCTTGATCGTAACTCATGACGAAATATCAATGTTGATCAAAGGTTCAAGAAGAGCGAGGATGGAAAATATTATAAACGATATATGTAGGAGAGAATCTCTTTGA